In the Magnolia sinica isolate HGM2019 chromosome 15, MsV1, whole genome shotgun sequence genome, one interval contains:
- the LOC131228202 gene encoding ethylene-responsive transcription factor 1-like, with product MCGGAIISDFIPPSRSRRLTADYLWPNIRKGGRNDYSKPLKPKIVGLEDDFEADFQDFKDDSDEEDEVEDVKPFAFPKPDFSREDSISTKSVEFSGSVEKSVKRKRKNQFRGIRQRPWGKWAAEIRDPRKGVRVWLGTFNTAEEAARAYDAEARRIRGKKAKVNFPEEPSTVTPKRAVKPSSQKSLKSEKATPNQSFNFINNSDHEFYDTLGFMSEESSVKPSGCLGSFPANGNPVEFNSVMPSDGGRLCFNSDQGSNSFDCSDFGWEREAKTPEISSILAPTPETDELEFIEDANPKKRLKNNSENAVPVEENMTMELSEELSAFESCMKFLQIPYPEGSSDPSIESILGGDASQFGGSSIDLWGFDDLLLEGGMY from the exons ATGTGTGGAGGAGCAATCATCTCCGATTTCATCCCGCCGAGCCGATCGCGGCGACTTACAGCGGATTATCTGTGGCCGAACATCAGGAAGGGTGGCAGAAATGACTACTCGAAGCCGCTGAAACCGAAGATCGTTGGATTGGAAGACGATTTCGAGGCCGATTTTCAGGATTTCAAGGACGATTCGGACGAAGAGGATGAAGTAGAGGATGTAAAGCCGTTTGCTTTTCCCAAACCGGATTTCTCTCGAG AAGATTCTATTAGTACCAAATCTGTGGAATTCAGTGGGTCTGTGGAGAAATCTgtgaaaaggaagagaaagaaccAGTTCAGAGGAATCCGACAGCGTCCATGGGGGAAATGGGCTGCCGAGATCAGAGACCCAAGAAAAGGAGTTCGGGTCTGGCTTGGGACCTTCAATACTGCTGAAGAAGCTGCAAGAGCTTATGATGCCGAGGCTCGGAGGATCCGAGGCAAGAAAGCCAAGGTGAATTTCCCTGAAGAACCATCCACGGTCACTCCGAAACGCGCTGTGAAACCAAGTTCTCAGAAATCTCTGAAGTCTGAGAAAGCCACACCCAATCAATCCTTCAATTTCATCAACAACTCGGATCATGAGTTCTACGATACTCTTGGGTTTATGAGCGAGGAGTCGTCTGTTAAGCCATCTGGGTGTTTGGGTTCCTTCCCCGCAAATGGAAATCCAGTGGAATTCAATTCTGTCATGCCTTCTGATGGTGGGCGCCTTTGTTTCAACTCAGATCAAGGGAGTAATTCTTTTGATTGCTCTGATTTTGGGTGGGAACGTGAGGCCAAAACCCCTGAGATCTCATCCATTCTCGCACCTACACCAGAAACTGATGAGTTAGAATTCATAGAAGATGCGAATCCGAAGAAAAGACTGAAGAACAATTCTGAGAATGCAGTGCCGGTCGAGGAAAACATGACAATGGAACTTTCTGAAGAGCTGTCGGCCTTCGAATCATGTATGAAATTCCTGCAGATCCCTTACCCCGAGGGTAGTTCAGACCCATCTATTGAGAGTATCCTCGGTGGGGATGCGAGCCAGTTTGGTGGGAGCTCAATTGACCTCTGGGGATTTGACGACCTGCTGCTGGAGGGTGGCATGTACTGA